From Pseudoramibacter sp.:
CGGCACGGACGCAGTGTCGGTGCTCAAGGCGCCGGGCCAGTTCGCGGCTTACCTCGACGGCCCTTACAAAAAATTCCTCGGCGGCAAATACCCGGACTACGTCAAACAGGCGGTCATCGACTGCATGATGGGCGGCAAGCGCAGCCACCCGTACCAGTCCTTCCGCTCCGGCAGCAGCTACGGGGTGTGGAACTGCGGCGGCAACTCCTATCGTTAAGTAAAAACTTAAGAAAAGGCACTTGTATGACAGCAAGTGTCTTTTTTGTTTGACAAGATAAACAAATCGCGGTATACTAAAGTTAGTTAGAACAAACAAAGGAGGCACCAGAGATGAAACCGATTTTGTCACAGCAGATTAAAAAAGCAGGCCGCGAACTCATCGCCTTGGGCTGTGTCCTGGGCGCCTTTGCAGGTCTGGCCCAGCTGTTATAACAACTGCCGGGCAGTTGTAAGTTTTTTGTTTTGTGCTATACTAGAACACAACACATCCAGTGGATATGGAAAGGTACAAAATGAAAAACATTGCCATTTTAGTCTATTCGACAGAACACCAGAACACGCGCAAACTGGTGGATGCCATCGCCATGGGTCAGGACGACATCGACGTCTTCGACATGACCAAAGAAAAACCGGGAGATTTATCCCAATACGCCGTGGTGGGGGTGGCCTCGGGCATTTACGCCGGGCGCTTCGCCAAACCCCTGCTCAAATATTTGAAAACCCATCTGCGCGAAGGCCAGCGGGTGTTTGCCCTTTACACCAGCAGCACAAATCGAAAGGGCTACACCGCGGAAATCAAGAGCATCGCCGAAAGGGCCCACTGCACCTACGCCGGGGATTACGGCTGCAGGGGCTACACCACCTTCGGCCCCTTGAAAATTTTCGGCGGGGTCGC
This genomic window contains:
- a CDS encoding flavodoxin domain-containing protein, translated to MKNIAILVYSTEHQNTRKLVDAIAMGQDDIDVFDMTKEKPGDLSQYAVVGVASGIYAGRFAKPLLKYLKTHLREGQRVFALYTSSTNRKGYTAEIKSIAERAHCTYAGDYGCRGYTTFGPLKIFGGVAKDHPDAAEIQGAIDFFVNLKFKRMKTK